One Malassezia restricta chromosome III, complete sequence DNA segment encodes these proteins:
- a CDS encoding 20S proteasome subunit alpha 7: MASQGTGYDLSASTYSPDGRIFQVEYATKAVENAGTAIGVRTKDGVVLGVENLIPSKLLVPGSNKRIFGVDRHIALTSAGLTADGKHLAARARDEAENYLDTYKEKTSVKTLTERVALYVQAFTLYSSVRPFGASTIIGGVDAVRGPQLFVVEPSGMFWGYHGCAVGKGKQFAKTEIEKLGLETMSMEEAVIEVARIIYKAHDDAKDKEFELELSWVGPDGRHTSVPAALREEAIRRAEQSLEEEMED, encoded by the exons ATGGCGTCGCAGGGCACCGGATACGACCTGTCCGCCAGTACCTACTCGCCCGATGGACGCATTTTCCAGGTAGAGTATGCTACCAAGGCTGTGGAAAATGCCGGCACAGCCATTGGCGTTCGCACGAAAGACGGCGTGGTCCTGGGCGTGGAGAATCTCATTCCCTCCAAGCTGCTGGTCCCTGGCTCCAACAAGCGCATCTTTGGTGtcgacaggcacatcgCCCTCACGTCCGCTGGCCTGACAGCCGATGGAAAGCATCtggccgcgcgcgcgcgcgatgaGGCGGAAAACTATCTCGATACATACAAGGAAAAAACGTCGGTCAAGACACTGACGGAGCGTGTGGCACTGTATGTGCAAGCTTTTACGCTGTACTCGTCCGTGCGTCCGTTCGGTGCATCGACGATCATCGGTGGCGTGGACGCTGTCCGTGGTCCGCAGCTTTTTGTTGTCGAGCCCTCAGGCATGTTTTGGGGCTACCACGGTTGTGCCGTCGGTAAAGGCAAGCAATTTGCCAAGACAGAAATCGAAAAGCTGGGCCTCGAGACCATGTCCATGGAAGAGGCCGTGATCGAGGTCGCTCGCAT TATCTACAAAGCTCATGACGATGCTAAGGACAAGGAGTTTGAGCTCGAACTTTCATGGGTGGGTCCCGATGGCCGGCATACCTCTGTGCCCGCGGCACTGCGTGAAGAGGCCATACGGCGGGCGGAACAGTCACTGGAGGAAGAAATGGAAGATTGA